A stretch of the Enterobacter mori genome encodes the following:
- a CDS encoding glycosyltransferase: MPQRHKILLLDTGKEWGGGTNSMLELLKRINREKFDITCCFYSDYSRAEGQTIGQVLNGIGIPLIVIPQHKQPAWAKIAKELGRSLLFFSRSGRKAVTRHIDTLWRIRPNVSKIEKIFSDGGFDTLYMNNQPGSNEEGYLAGAKLRARIIQHCRIEPVLTPPLVKLVNAHATKIIAVSHGVERVLLQHGVRPELCTTVNNAIDIHQPLPDRRAMRHRLNIDDDTFVFGSIGSLIPRKANHHTLEALAQFSRREPDAKWKMVLVGEGAERAALTAQAKELGIENNVIFTGFQNTPFDYLATFDAFILASKSEGLPRVVLEAMLLKIPVIGSRVTGTAELIDHESTGLLFPWSDVSQLAQHMNNIWADADLRARLAVAAYQNVCHTYAIENYVSGVEAVLGAH; the protein is encoded by the coding sequence ATGCCGCAACGACACAAAATCCTGCTCCTCGATACCGGTAAAGAATGGGGAGGAGGCACCAACAGCATGCTCGAACTTCTGAAGCGCATTAATCGCGAGAAGTTTGATATCACCTGTTGTTTTTACTCCGACTACAGCCGGGCCGAAGGGCAAACCATCGGTCAGGTGTTGAACGGCATTGGCATCCCGTTAATTGTCATCCCTCAGCATAAGCAGCCCGCGTGGGCGAAGATTGCAAAAGAACTGGGTCGCAGCCTGCTTTTCTTCTCGCGCAGCGGCCGCAAGGCCGTCACGCGCCATATTGATACGCTCTGGCGTATTCGCCCCAACGTCAGCAAAATCGAGAAAATTTTCAGTGATGGCGGTTTCGATACGCTGTACATGAACAACCAGCCAGGTTCTAACGAAGAGGGTTACCTGGCGGGGGCTAAACTGCGTGCGCGGATCATCCAGCACTGCCGCATTGAACCGGTGCTGACGCCGCCGCTGGTGAAGCTGGTGAATGCCCATGCCACAAAAATCATCGCCGTCTCGCACGGCGTTGAGCGCGTGTTACTTCAGCATGGCGTCCGGCCTGAGCTGTGCACAACGGTCAACAATGCCATCGACATCCACCAGCCTTTGCCGGATCGACGCGCCATGCGTCATCGCCTGAACATTGATGACGATACGTTTGTCTTTGGCAGCATTGGATCGTTAATTCCTCGCAAAGCCAACCACCACACGCTGGAGGCGCTGGCACAGTTCAGCCGCAGGGAACCCGACGCAAAATGGAAGATGGTGCTGGTGGGTGAAGGTGCAGAGCGTGCCGCATTAACCGCGCAAGCCAAAGAATTGGGCATTGAGAACAACGTGATTTTCACGGGCTTCCAGAATACGCCTTTTGACTACCTTGCCACGTTTGACGCGTTTATACTCGCCTCAAAAAGCGAAGGGCTGCCTCGCGTAGTGCTGGAAGCGATGCTTCTTAAAATTCCTGTTATTGGCTCTCGGGTGACGGGTACGGCTGAACTGATTGACCATGAGTCAACGGGGCTGCTCTTTCCCTGGAGCGACGTTTCACAGCTTGCTCAGCATATGAATAATATCTGGGCAGATGCAGACCTGCGGGCTCGACTGGCTGTGGCTGCATACCAGAACGTCTGTCATACCTACGCTATCGAAAACTATGTCAGCGGTGTCGAAGCCGTACTTGGCGCGCACTAA
- a CDS encoding divergent polysaccharide deacetylase family protein: MLQFRRMILSVASALALAAPVYAGKLAIVIDDFGYRPHYENQVLAMPSAISVAVLPNAPHAREMATKAHNSGHQVLIHLPMAPLSKQPLEKDTLRPDMSSDEIDRIIRDAYNKVPYAVGLNNHMGSAMTSSLYGMLKVMQSLERYNLYFLDSMTIGNSQALRASQGTGVKVIKRKVFLDDTQNEADIRVQFNRAVQLARRNGSAIAIGHPHPSTVRVLQQMLPTLPADITLVRPSDLLNEPQVDTSRPGSAQPPATQPRNPFSGVKNCKPKQPLEPVHATRFFTVISESVSQSTLVQYFQHQWQGWGKKPFPATGD; this comes from the coding sequence TTGCTTCAATTTCGTCGAATGATTCTCTCCGTCGCCAGCGCACTGGCGCTGGCTGCACCGGTATACGCAGGCAAACTCGCTATTGTCATTGATGACTTCGGTTATCGTCCGCACTATGAAAATCAGGTACTGGCGATGCCGTCAGCGATCTCCGTTGCGGTCCTCCCCAATGCGCCTCACGCGCGGGAAATGGCGACCAAGGCCCATAACAGCGGTCATCAGGTCCTGATCCACCTGCCAATGGCACCGCTTAGCAAACAGCCGCTGGAAAAGGACACGCTTCGTCCGGACATGAGCAGCGATGAGATCGACCGCATCATCCGCGACGCCTACAATAAAGTCCCGTATGCCGTCGGCCTGAATAACCACATGGGCAGCGCGATGACGTCCAGCCTGTACGGTATGCTGAAAGTGATGCAGTCGCTGGAGCGCTACAACCTCTATTTCCTCGACAGCATGACCATCGGCAACAGTCAGGCCCTCCGGGCCTCTCAGGGAACCGGCGTGAAGGTGATCAAACGCAAGGTGTTCCTGGATGACACGCAAAATGAAGCGGATATTCGGGTGCAGTTTAATCGTGCTGTACAGCTAGCCCGACGCAACGGCTCAGCCATCGCCATCGGTCATCCGCATCCTTCAACGGTGCGCGTGCTACAGCAGATGCTGCCGACCTTACCTGCTGATATCACGCTGGTACGCCCGAGCGATCTGCTCAATGAACCGCAGGTGGATACGTCTCGCCCTGGCAGCGCACAACCGCCAGCAACGCAGCCGCGTAATCCGTTCAGCGGCGTAAAAAATTGCAAGCCAAAACAGCCGCTTGAACCGGTGCATGCGACCCGCTTCTTCACAGTAATTAGCGAAAGCGTGAGCCAGAGTACGCTGGTGCAATACTTCCAGCATCAGTGGCAAGGTTGGGGTAAAAAGCCCTTCCCCGCGACAGGTGACTAA